A genomic segment from Nicotiana sylvestris chromosome 1, ASM39365v2, whole genome shotgun sequence encodes:
- the LOC104241805 gene encoding transcription factor MYB21-like translates to MLSEIMSSEQMGNWGIIDEGWRKGPWTAEEDRLLIEYVKLHGEGRWNSVARLTGLKRNGKSCRLRWVNYLRPDLKRGQITPHEERIILELHARWGNRWSTIARSLPGRTDNEIKNYWRTHFKKKTKTLCANSDKSRARLWKRQQFQQQQQHQLQQQQQQQINNQIDIKRVISLFDSNENKVPTMPQAKQEMTILYPNTVDQQNQVGFFYSMLNGCSSVSVPEPSSDEDIMWDGLWNLDDFYGQFINTTTYNKTITTPNCLQTMATTPAFY, encoded by the exons ATGCTTAGTGAAATAATGAGTAGTGAGCAAATGGGAAACTGGGGAATAATAGATGAAGGTTGGAGAAAGGGCCCTTGGACTGCTGAAGAGGACAGATTGCTCATTGAATATGTCAAGTTGCATGGTGAAGGCAGGTGGAATTCTGTTGCTAGGCTTACAG GGTTGAAAAGAAATGGAAAAAGTTGTAGGTTGAGATGGGTAAATTACTTGAGGCCAGACCTAAAGAGGGGGCAAATAACACCACATGAAGAGAGGATCATTCTTGAGCTTCATGCTAGATGGGGCAATAG ATGGTCAACTATTGCTCGAAGCTTGCCAGGGAGAACTGATAACGAGATCAAGAACTATTGGAGGacacattttaaaaaaaagactAAGACTTTGTGCGCCAACTCTGATAAATCAAGAGCTCGTCTTTGGAAAAGACAACAATtccaacaacaacagcaacatcaactgcagcaacaacaacaacaacaaatcaacaatcAAATCGACATCAAAAGAGTGATCTCATTATTCGATTCGAATGAGAATAAAGTACCAACTATGCCTCAAGCAAAACAAGAAATGACAATTTTGTACCCAAACACAGTTGATCAACAAAATCAAGTTGGCTTCTTCTACTCTATGCTCAATGGTTGTTCTTCTGTATCAGTGCCTGAGCCTTCCTCTGATGAAGATATTATGTGGGATGGATTATGGAATTTGGATGATTTTTATGGCCAGTTCATCAATACTACAACTTACAACAAAACCATTACTACTCCTAATTGCCTGCAAACTATGGCCACTACTCCAGCTTTTTATTAA